A single Macrobrachium nipponense isolate FS-2020 chromosome 5, ASM1510439v2, whole genome shotgun sequence DNA region contains:
- the LOC135215303 gene encoding myotubularin-related protein 14-like isoform X2: protein MAFGHDLQDRLNKGEEIFFFCFYFLKFITSDDFTIGRRRHISSDSASSDRLDGCVLLDADGLSSAGSSNSLNSSCSSNRSSHHTPPVYFKAGKSGDADAYNAHLTWPYGSFSGELDFDDMSPNLSRASSASSTNKGAAFSRSSLRETDSFGASCDGKLSLRQGALSGALSRTPSGSLKNGASNSSLPESGRPLSCPRRSRNGLSDSSGDSAGSDKGNKENSALRTSPMAVPVPRGQPIPRQRQESVSSVGSWQIISGTGSLRGSTGSANAGSASSRCSHSSMPTDMMDSATTIKEEEGSLESEQSIIIFNRAERLAKFLDRISEIKRGKLPQGEL, encoded by the exons ATGGCATTTGGACATGACCTTCAAGACAGATTGAACAAGGGAGAAGagatctttttcttttgcttttactttttaaagtTCATCACCTCGGATGACTTCACCATAGGGAGGAG GAGACACATTTCTAGTGATAGTGCAAGCTCAGATAGATTGGATGGCTGTGTATTGTTAGATGCAGATGGACTAAGCTCTGCAGGATCTTCAAACTCTCTCAATTCTTCATGTTCCTCAAATCGCTCTTCCCATCACACACCACCTGTATATTTCAAAGCTGGAAAAAGTGGTGATGCAGATGCATACAATGCCCATTTGACTTGGCCATATGGAAGTTTTTCTGGTGAATTGGACTTTGACGACATGTCTCCTAATCTAAGTCGTGCATCCTCTGCTTCTTCAACTAATAAAGGGGCAGCTTTTAGCCGATCTTCACTAAGAGAAACTGACTCTTTTGGTGCTAGTTGTGATGGGAAGTTATCCCTTAGACAAGGTGCTCTATCAGGAGCACTTTCTCGGACTCCAAGTGGTTCATTAAAGAATGGGGCGTCTAATTCGTCCTTGCCAGAATCAGGCAGGCCTTTATCCTGCCCTCGTAGATCTCGTAATGGACTCAGTGATTCTAGTGGAGATAGTGCAGGTTCtgataaaggaaataaagaaaatagtgcTTTAAGGACTAGTCCAATGGCTGTTCCAGTTCCACGTGGACAACCAATTCCAAGGCAACGGCAGGAATCCGTTAGTTCAGTGGGTAGTTGGCAGATCATATCAGGGACAGGGAGTCTCCGTGGATCTACAGGCTCGGCCAATGCTGGTTCAGCTAGTTCGCGTTGCTCTCATTCTTCAAT GCCAACTGACATGATGGATTCTGCTACCACCAtaaaggaggaagaaggaagcttggaatctgaacaaagtataattatttttaatagagCAGAGCGCCTAGCCAAA